One Nitrosarchaeum sp. DNA window includes the following coding sequences:
- a CDS encoding winged helix-turn-helix domain-containing protein yields MAIPNQKDIGLPILELLKDRKNHHVEEISKTLAERFGLSEEERSLQKSSGGEGLFHNRIRWANFYLRKAGLVESAKGTGNSKITQEGINLLKEKPDCINAEFLMRYPMFVEYKKSVSRKK; encoded by the coding sequence ATGGCTATTCCTAATCAGAAAGATATTGGGCTTCCAATACTTGAGCTATTGAAGGACCGAAAAAACCATCACGTAGAGGAGATCTCGAAAACACTTGCAGAACGTTTTGGGTTGTCTGAGGAGGAAAGAAGCCTGCAAAAGTCATCTGGCGGAGAGGGGCTTTTTCACAACAGAATAAGATGGGCAAACTTCTATTTGCGCAAGGCAGGGCTTGTTGAATCTGCAAAGGGTACAGGAAACTCGAAAATTACTCAGGAGGGAATCAATCTGTTAAAAGAAAAGCCAGACTGTATCAATGCAGAATTTTTGATGCGGTACCCTATGTTTGTTGAATATAAAAAATCAGTTAGTAGAAAAAAGTGA
- a CDS encoding DNA cytosine methyltransferase produces MEYTITEKKRSEYRRISNKSREAKKAALSGKGPKPVHPINTPKLNPEKLMPQLPTNGLRALSLFSGCGGLDLGFDRAGFTHVASYDIIPICGETILNNKPNWKVFFGNESGDVRKVDWSQYKNKVDVVHGGPPCQPFSINGQQKGTDDERNMWPQFIDAVNKIKPRAFVAENVPGMMSPKFSKFIQDDIISPLKDYKITLLNLNAAHFGVPQNRKRVVFIGFQKESDARNFVEPAPTHTPDHLMKKKQQTYSKEKLSKTMGIRESLGLSNIGIDSLAPTVRSGFTGKRNTTSILNGSSGQKFWSNLQIWPSGVAEDREKAKLFVPDNKHFRLSVQDCAIMQGFPNSWKFKGAVYQILGQIGNSVAPPVAYVVAKAVANTLKKD; encoded by the coding sequence ATGGAGTACACCATAACTGAGAAAAAACGAAGCGAATACAGAAGAATTTCAAACAAATCAAGAGAAGCAAAAAAAGCAGCATTAAGTGGTAAAGGCCCAAAACCTGTGCATCCAATAAACACACCAAAATTAAATCCAGAAAAATTAATGCCTCAATTACCAACCAATGGCTTGCGTGCCCTCTCTTTATTCAGTGGATGCGGTGGACTAGATTTGGGATTTGACAGAGCTGGATTTACTCATGTTGCTTCTTATGACATAATTCCAATCTGTGGTGAAACAATATTGAATAACAAACCTAACTGGAAAGTTTTTTTTGGAAACGAATCCGGAGATGTTAGAAAAGTTGACTGGTCTCAATACAAAAACAAAGTAGATGTGGTTCATGGAGGACCTCCGTGCCAACCGTTTTCAATCAATGGACAACAAAAAGGAACTGACGATGAAAGAAACATGTGGCCACAATTCATTGACGCTGTAAATAAAATCAAACCCCGAGCATTTGTTGCAGAAAATGTACCTGGAATGATGAGCCCAAAATTTTCAAAATTTATTCAGGATGATATTATTTCACCACTAAAAGATTACAAGATCACCTTGCTGAATCTTAATGCTGCACACTTCGGCGTTCCTCAAAATCGAAAACGCGTAGTGTTTATCGGATTTCAAAAGGAGAGTGATGCCAGAAACTTTGTAGAACCTGCACCTACACATACACCAGATCATCTAATGAAGAAAAAACAACAGACGTACTCTAAAGAAAAATTATCCAAAACAATGGGAATAAGAGAATCCCTCGGTCTTTCTAACATAGGCATTGATTCACTTGCTCCCACTGTACGCAGCGGTTTCACTGGAAAAAGAAATACTACTTCGATTCTTAATGGCTCTAGCGGTCAAAAGTTCTGGTCAAATCTACAGATATGGCCTAGCGGAGTTGCTGAAGATCGAGAAAAAGCAAAACTCTTTGTTCCTGATAACAAACACTTCAGACTATCAGTACAAGACTGTGCAATAATGCAAGGATTTCCCAATTCATGGAAATTCAAAGGAGCCGTATATCAAATTCTCGGACAAATAGGAAACTCGGTGGCTCCTCCCGTAGCTTATGTTGTGGCAAAAGCTGTTGCAAATACATTGAAAAAAGATTAG
- a CDS encoding tyrosine-type recombinase/integrase has product MQELPDQKAQAFFDSVFIMSHSYSTVSSYRLAISNKNNTGFRDFLLQRYKINELEFAEQIKQEKFDVYEVMRDYVVFLDKNNYKPKTITSRLAAIKGYLRFLGLKIYTEDCKHIIRVPKNIQEPEVALTKEIILRVLRNAPPRLQTVMLVLSSSGMRIGELVQLKLSDIDFTTTPTTIRLRAQITKTRHARETFITAEATDSLKDYLSRFLKWDEKKDNSHLNDVIIFGRDNFNGRKRKENPKQPDHLIAEGLLMRQLKYYLEKIPDLNKTNTNGIRVIHYHALRKFFRTTVGNVSGRDFAEALIGHQFYMSTYYQLNDEKKKEMYLEVEPYLTISDFKTVEKNIKILSAKNTQLEEKFNDLLQYLRTNKIEVPNL; this is encoded by the coding sequence ATGCAAGAACTCCCAGACCAAAAGGCGCAGGCATTCTTTGACTCTGTGTTCATCATGTCGCACAGCTACAGCACGGTCAGTTCCTACAGGCTTGCAATATCAAACAAAAACAATACAGGATTCAGAGACTTTCTCTTGCAAAGATACAAAATTAACGAACTGGAATTTGCAGAACAGATCAAACAAGAAAAGTTTGACGTCTATGAAGTCATGAGAGACTATGTTGTCTTTCTTGACAAGAACAACTACAAGCCAAAGACAATCACGTCAAGACTTGCAGCAATCAAAGGCTATCTCAGATTCTTGGGATTGAAAATTTACACAGAGGACTGCAAGCACATCATCAGAGTTCCAAAAAATATTCAGGAACCTGAAGTTGCATTGACAAAAGAAATAATTCTTAGAGTGTTAAGAAACGCACCACCAAGACTTCAGACTGTAATGCTTGTTCTGTCATCAAGCGGAATGCGAATAGGAGAATTGGTACAACTAAAATTATCTGACATTGATTTTACAACAACACCTACAACAATCAGATTGCGTGCACAGATTACAAAGACAAGACACGCAAGAGAAACTTTCATCACTGCAGAAGCAACAGACTCGCTCAAGGACTATCTCTCAAGATTTCTAAAGTGGGACGAGAAAAAAGATAATTCTCATCTCAATGATGTGATTATTTTTGGAAGAGACAACTTCAACGGGCGCAAGAGAAAAGAAAACCCAAAGCAGCCTGATCACCTTATAGCGGAAGGCTTGCTGATGAGACAGCTAAAATACTATCTTGAAAAGATCCCTGACCTGAACAAGACAAACACCAACGGAATAAGGGTAATCCACTATCATGCACTGAGAAAATTCTTCAGGACTACCGTGGGCAACGTATCAGGCAGAGATTTTGCTGAAGCGTTGATTGGTCACCAATTCTATATGAGCACATACTATCAGCTAAATGACGAGAAGAAAAAAGAAATGTACCTTGAGGTCGAGCCATACCTAACAATTTCTGATTTTAAGACGGTTGAGAAGAACATCAAGATACTGTCTGCAAAGAACACTCAGTTGGAAGAAAAGTTCAACGATTTATTACAATACTTGAGGACAAATAAAATTGAAGTACCAAACCTCTGA
- a CDS encoding lysylphosphatidylglycerol synthase transmembrane domain-containing protein — protein MNWRIIAIPATLIPIFVIAIQFDIKFEDVLAIGIIPFVLAVIAMMIKLGLQGIKFAYISHKYLGKFDSFWKLCGVRIGSEFIKFTTPMFVGAEFVVIYYLHKKGVAPSKSTWIAIMDIVTEVFAGGLLSIMAGIIALMHGAYVIGALILGISITITSLWMVLFFLSSRRTFQVPKILVSLTKRFGKEKGAKYIDQTNSWMEEVCTMSRKNLRTTESKKVFTISFLFSLASWLFYGISFMVIAMGTGYIVGIFDSIMAVMGANAIANLPITVGGSGLAEFGIIAYLNNLDPFNLVIPEGTVAWDAVIGWRIATYYVPIAVTWLLLVKLALSKIPKAEKS, from the coding sequence ATGAATTGGAGAATTATCGCTATTCCGGCAACTCTTATTCCTATTTTCGTTATAGCAATTCAATTTGATATAAAATTTGAAGATGTATTGGCAATTGGAATTATTCCATTCGTACTTGCTGTAATTGCTATGATGATAAAACTCGGTCTTCAAGGAATAAAATTTGCATATATTTCGCACAAATATTTGGGAAAATTTGATTCTTTTTGGAAGTTATGTGGTGTTAGAATAGGAAGTGAATTTATCAAATTCACTACTCCAATGTTTGTGGGTGCAGAATTTGTTGTAATTTATTATTTGCATAAAAAAGGAGTTGCACCATCAAAATCAACATGGATTGCGATAATGGATATAGTTACTGAAGTTTTTGCAGGTGGTTTGTTATCAATTATGGCAGGTATTATTGCATTGATGCATGGAGCATATGTAATAGGTGCTCTGATTTTGGGAATTAGTATTACTATAACTTCATTATGGATGGTTTTATTCTTTTTATCATCGAGAAGAACTTTTCAAGTGCCAAAAATTCTTGTTAGTTTAACAAAGCGATTTGGTAAAGAAAAAGGAGCAAAATACATTGACCAGACAAATTCGTGGATGGAAGAAGTATGTACAATGAGTAGAAAAAATCTTAGAACAACAGAATCAAAAAAAGTCTTTACAATATCTTTTCTATTCTCACTTGCATCTTGGTTGTTTTATGGAATATCATTTATGGTAATTGCAATGGGAACAGGATACATAGTTGGCATTTTTGATTCAATTATGGCTGTAATGGGTGCAAATGCAATTGCTAACTTGCCAATAACAGTTGGCGGTTCTGGATTGGCAGAATTTGGAATCATTGCATATCTCAATAATTTGGATCCGTTTAATCTTGTAATTCCTGAAGGAACAGTTGCATGGGATGCAGTAATTGGTTGGAGAATTGCTACGTATTATGTCCCTATTGCAGTAACTTGGCTATTATTGGTAAAATTAGCCTTGAGTAAAATTCCAAAGGCAGAAAAATCATAG
- a CDS encoding ATP/GTP-binding protein, translating to MKTIFVTGTAGAGKSLLTSKLYEYYTKNGTFAAVLNLDPGVRDLPYTCDIDVRDYVDIIDIMQQYDLGPNGAVVMANDLIASKIDEIQEQIGKVNPDYLIVDTPGQIELFAYRSSGRFVTENILSEEKMNIFLFDGALITTPVNFVSIALLATSIRLRLNLPTINIITKTDLIGSKLKEILEWSGNLKVLENAIAREADGETYSLTTNILRGLNLGGFAQGLIPVSNATGDGLVNLEGALSRILNLGEEVED from the coding sequence TTGAAAACAATTTTTGTAACAGGAACAGCAGGAGCTGGAAAATCTCTTTTAACATCTAAACTATACGAGTATTACACAAAAAATGGCACGTTTGCAGCTGTATTGAATTTGGATCCTGGTGTTAGAGATCTGCCTTATACGTGTGATATTGATGTTAGAGATTATGTTGACATTATAGACATAATGCAACAATATGATCTAGGTCCAAATGGTGCGGTAGTCATGGCAAACGATCTGATTGCATCTAAGATTGATGAGATTCAAGAACAGATAGGTAAAGTGAATCCGGATTATCTAATTGTAGACACTCCAGGTCAAATTGAATTGTTTGCATACCGTTCCAGTGGTCGCTTTGTTACGGAAAATATTTTGTCTGAAGAAAAAATGAACATATTTCTTTTTGATGGTGCACTAATTACCACTCCAGTAAACTTTGTATCAATTGCGCTTCTTGCAACATCAATAAGATTACGCTTGAACTTACCAACAATTAACATCATTACCAAAACAGATCTAATAGGTTCTAAACTAAAAGAGATTCTAGAATGGTCAGGTAATCTGAAAGTATTAGAAAATGCCATTGCAAGGGAGGCAGATGGGGAGACATACAGTTTAACTACCAATATTCTGAGAGGTCTGAATCTTGGGGGTTTTGCTCAAGGATTAATTCCAGTCTCTAATGCCACAGGAGATGGATTGGTAAATTTAGAGGGAGCACTAAGCAGAATTCTTAACTTGGGTGAAGAGGTAGAAGATTAG
- a CDS encoding homoserine kinase, with protein MESITVKAPSSTANLGPGFDVFGLAVDAFFDEITLTKKKSGVSIVTKDNIPTNPDNNTAGLVVKNMLKKLKIKDGVEIKIKKGVPAGFGMGSSAASAAASVIAFNQMFELKLDDSALVEFAGFGEKASAGSVHYDNVAASVLGGFVIVRTNPLDIIKIEPPMNLRMCIAVPTLEVPKKKTKVSRGVIPKKVRLSDSIANLSNAAAIVAGFMRKDPDLIGKSIKDVIVEPARQHMIPGFIKVKENALKAGALGVTISGAGPSVIAFSKSSADLKKISLAMSKGFASTDTKCKTVICKPSKGAIVIKK; from the coding sequence TTGGAATCAATAACTGTCAAAGCACCATCGTCTACTGCAAATTTAGGTCCAGGTTTTGACGTATTTGGATTAGCAGTTGACGCTTTTTTTGACGAAATTACTTTAACAAAAAAGAAAAGTGGGGTAAGCATAGTCACTAAAGACAACATTCCAACAAATCCGGACAACAACACTGCAGGATTGGTTGTTAAAAACATGTTAAAAAAATTGAAAATTAAAGACGGTGTAGAAATTAAAATAAAAAAAGGTGTCCCTGCAGGGTTTGGAATGGGAAGTAGTGCGGCTTCTGCAGCTGCATCTGTAATTGCATTTAATCAGATGTTTGAATTAAAATTAGATGATAGTGCACTTGTAGAATTTGCAGGATTTGGAGAAAAAGCTAGTGCGGGCTCTGTTCATTATGATAATGTAGCAGCATCAGTATTGGGAGGATTTGTAATAGTCAGGACAAATCCTCTAGACATAATCAAGATTGAACCTCCAATGAATCTAAGAATGTGTATTGCAGTTCCAACACTAGAAGTTCCAAAAAAGAAAACCAAGGTATCACGAGGTGTAATACCTAAGAAAGTTAGATTAAGTGATAGTATTGCAAATTTGTCAAATGCTGCAGCAATTGTTGCAGGATTTATGAGAAAAGATCCTGATCTGATAGGTAAGTCCATTAAAGATGTAATTGTAGAGCCTGCAAGACAACACATGATACCAGGATTTATCAAGGTTAAAGAAAATGCTCTAAAGGCAGGAGCGTTGGGTGTAACAATAAGCGGAGCAGGTCCCTCAGTAATCGCATTTTCAAAAAGTTCTGCAGATCTAAAGAAGATATCTTTAGCAATGTCTAAAGGATTTGCATCGACAGATACCAAATGTAAAACTGTAATTTGCAAACCAAGTAAAGGTGCAATAGTAATAAAAAAATAA
- a CDS encoding 7-cyano-7-deazaguanine synthase: MKKAVIVFSGGIDSVCVASYLKPKYELYGITFSYGQKANREVIAAKTFAKKFELKQHKIIDIGFMKELYGDSNVLTSPKRKIPSKFDYSIVVPIRNAVFLSIASAWAFTLNASFVAYGAHTGDNNYPDCRPIFTKKLESAFNQGEIDGINLGLRKSIKIWSPYKEGLSKRDLIQNGMKTLGDSIFKTWSCYSSKKDHCGICESCNNRKRAFQRAGIIDKTKYLV, encoded by the coding sequence ATGAAAAAAGCTGTTATTGTGTTTAGTGGTGGGATAGATTCAGTTTGTGTAGCTAGCTATCTAAAACCAAAGTATGAGCTTTACGGAATTACATTTTCATATGGTCAAAAAGCTAACAGGGAAGTTATTGCAGCAAAGACTTTTGCAAAAAAATTTGAATTAAAACAGCATAAAATTATCGACATTGGATTTATGAAAGAATTGTATGGAGATTCTAATGTTTTAACTAGTCCAAAAAGGAAAATTCCAAGCAAGTTTGATTATTCTATCGTTGTTCCAATCAGAAATGCCGTATTTCTCTCAATTGCTTCTGCATGGGCATTTACTCTAAATGCATCATTTGTGGCATACGGTGCACATACAGGCGATAATAATTATCCTGATTGTAGACCAATATTTACCAAAAAATTAGAGTCCGCTTTTAATCAGGGCGAGATTGATGGAATAAACTTGGGACTACGAAAAAGTATCAAAATATGGTCACCATACAAAGAAGGTCTTTCAAAAAGGGATTTAATACAAAATGGTATGAAAACTTTGGGAGATTCAATCTTTAAAACATGGAGTTGTTATTCTAGTAAAAAAGATCATTGTGGAATTTGTGAATCTTGTAATAATAGAAAAAGAGCCTTTCAAAGAGCTGGAATTATAGATAAAACAAAATATCTAGTCTAG
- the folE gene encoding GTP cyclohydrolase I FolE, translated as MDKERVKKLVRELIIEIGEDPTREGLKDTPQRIANMYEEIFDGYESDSELSVQFSEDSDVVVARNIQFYSMCEHHMLPFFGKIHIAYSPNGRVFGISKLVRLVEKYSKRLQIQERLTKNIADELFAQGVKGVVVLADAEHLCMKMRGVRNDATLTSSAYRGIYENKEEKESIMTMIRRRTPETSF; from the coding sequence ATGGATAAAGAACGCGTAAAAAAACTTGTTCGGGAATTAATTATAGAAATTGGAGAGGATCCTACTCGTGAAGGTCTTAAAGACACTCCTCAAAGAATTGCAAATATGTATGAAGAAATTTTTGATGGATATGAATCTGATTCAGAATTATCAGTACAATTCTCTGAAGATTCTGATGTAGTAGTTGCACGTAATATTCAGTTTTATTCAATGTGTGAGCACCATATGTTACCATTTTTTGGAAAAATTCACATAGCCTATTCTCCCAACGGTAGAGTCTTTGGAATCTCAAAACTGGTACGATTAGTTGAAAAGTACTCAAAACGATTACAAATTCAAGAACGATTAACCAAGAATATAGCTGATGAGCTATTTGCTCAGGGTGTAAAAGGAGTAGTAGTTTTAGCTGATGCAGAGCATCTTTGTATGAAAATGCGTGGTGTTAGAAACGATGCAACTCTTACATCATCTGCATATAGAGGAATCTATGAAAACAAGGAAGAAAAAGAGAGTATTATGACTATGATTAGACGACGTACCCCAGAAACATCATTTTAG
- a CDS encoding 7-carboxy-7-deazaguanine synthase QueE — protein sequence MKVRLFEIFTSVEGEGILYGTKTLFVRLAGCPFTCFYCDTKESLPLDSGNEYSIEEACKLIDSNLKNQTYKVNFTGGDPLIQHDAVAELAKYIQTKKIPTYLESSCFDSDRFNHVLPFFDIIKIEFKTKDSDFVDSKHYERLIENAMKCLKSSVASKKTTYIKIVVSSKTRLEDFKDLVNKIFQNISKHDIDGFIIQPTYGIAEPSLDLLLSLYDIVYPYYIDVKVVPQLHKFIGAP from the coding sequence TTGAAAGTTAGATTATTTGAGATATTTACATCAGTTGAAGGAGAAGGAATTCTTTATGGTACAAAAACACTTTTTGTTAGATTAGCTGGTTGTCCATTTACTTGTTTTTATTGTGATACAAAAGAATCTCTTCCATTAGATTCAGGTAATGAATATTCTATTGAGGAAGCATGCAAGTTAATTGATTCTAATCTTAAAAATCAAACATATAAAGTGAATTTTACAGGAGGTGATCCATTAATTCAACATGATGCAGTAGCTGAACTTGCAAAATATATTCAAACTAAAAAAATTCCAACATATCTAGAATCATCATGCTTTGATTCTGATAGATTTAATCATGTATTACCGTTTTTTGACATTATTAAAATAGAATTTAAAACAAAGGATTCCGATTTTGTAGATTCTAAACACTATGAAAGATTAATTGAAAATGCAATGAAATGTCTTAAATCATCAGTAGCATCTAAAAAAACCACGTATATCAAAATAGTTGTAAGCTCTAAAACTAGATTAGAAGATTTTAAAGATTTAGTTAATAAAATATTTCAAAACATTTCAAAACATGACATTGATGGATTTATCATACAGCCTACATATGGTATTGCAGAACCTTCTTTGGATCTACTGCTAAGTTTGTATGATATAGTTTATCCATATTATATTGATGTGAAAGTTGTACCGCAACTTCACAAATTTATTGGAGCACCATAA
- a CDS encoding helix-turn-helix transcriptional regulator, with the protein MNPELELTPIEESIREDGMLFVRTDSILETMVKTPLIIAGLIIAIIVMPIQTSFSSTRTLELIIYSDGSTHVSRQIDVDPLEPDFELDLFGQSIDNFVAIGDTGFLLSEEIIGNKAIIDKFGSASITIDYDVHDLISKEGRVWTFSFNSPSDYTLLMPKNSVIVGMSGLPTNMEIIDDQPKLELSAGLSEINYIFSSINPTNPTISNESSFSYSTAAIIAGPIIAAVTGAVIILKRKQSKSSTLIQSESVPEKQSETTSVDTETIFNFRPEMREDDKEIIKFISDNGGQALESELRKKFLQPRTTMWRAVKRLERLGVIEIDKKDLQNLVKLKKDLEEEK; encoded by the coding sequence ATGAACCCGGAATTGGAGCTGACTCCCATAGAAGAGTCTATTCGAGAAGATGGAATGCTTTTTGTAAGGACTGATAGTATCCTCGAAACAATGGTTAAGACGCCTTTGATAATTGCTGGCTTAATTATTGCTATAATCGTGATGCCTATTCAGACCTCATTCAGCTCTACTCGAACTCTTGAACTTATCATTTATTCAGATGGCTCTACACATGTATCAAGACAAATAGACGTAGATCCATTAGAACCTGACTTTGAGCTTGATTTGTTTGGACAATCAATAGATAATTTTGTTGCAATTGGTGATACTGGATTTTTACTATCTGAAGAAATAATTGGAAATAAAGCGATCATAGACAAATTTGGATCTGCAAGTATAACAATTGATTATGATGTTCATGATTTAATTTCCAAAGAAGGTAGAGTTTGGACATTTTCATTTAATTCTCCATCTGATTACACTTTACTAATGCCAAAAAATTCTGTTATAGTTGGAATGAGTGGTTTACCAACTAATATGGAAATAATCGATGACCAACCAAAACTTGAACTTTCTGCAGGATTATCAGAAATAAACTATATCTTTTCATCCATAAATCCTACTAATCCAACAATTTCAAATGAATCATCATTTAGTTATTCTACCGCTGCAATTATTGCCGGTCCAATCATAGCAGCAGTTACTGGTGCTGTAATCATACTAAAAAGAAAACAATCAAAATCCTCTACATTAATACAATCAGAATCTGTTCCTGAAAAACAATCTGAAACTACATCTGTTGATACAGAAACTATATTCAATTTTAGACCTGAAATGCGAGAAGATGATAAAGAAATTATAAAATTTATTTCTGATAATGGAGGCCAAGCACTGGAAAGTGAATTAAGAAAGAAATTTCTTCAACCAAGAACTACTATGTGGAGAGCTGTAAAAAGATTAGAACGACTAGGTGTTATTGAAATTGATAAAAAAGATCTACAAAATTTAGTAAAACTGAAAAAAGATTTGGAGGAAGAAAAATGA
- a CDS encoding winged helix-turn-helix domain-containing protein: MGIMGDILDVTADGGRSGVIVSAISRKANLSHYAVLDKCEKLVEAGLVESVKNDRNRVFLITEKGLQFFQEFKRFQGLVESMNLRY; this comes from the coding sequence ATGGGCATAATGGGTGATATCCTTGACGTTACTGCCGATGGTGGTCGTTCTGGAGTCATTGTATCTGCAATATCTCGCAAAGCCAACCTATCTCACTATGCAGTACTAGACAAATGTGAGAAACTGGTAGAAGCAGGCTTAGTCGAGTCAGTCAAAAACGACAGGAATAGAGTCTTCTTAATTACCGAAAAGGGACTGCAATTTTTCCAGGAATTCAAGAGATTCCAGGGACTTGTCGAAAGTATGAATTTGAGGTACTAG
- a CDS encoding transcriptional regulator yields the protein MFDKFKKDEGMEATEERTVEHTSMKSNESSSNETVREIGIVELMDKRVKLEEAIDYVGLMIKNLKDKRTVLEKDIEEESVDIKNLKEKLQKVSQYIEEENRGIKELAHKRQQVENEADEVGSIINNLRDRLAGIDRIIDNEGSRVKKIKESRESIES from the coding sequence ATGTTTGATAAATTCAAAAAAGATGAAGGTATGGAAGCTACAGAAGAGAGAACTGTAGAACATACTAGTATGAAATCTAATGAAAGTTCATCTAATGAAACAGTAAGAGAGATCGGTATTGTAGAATTGATGGATAAGCGTGTCAAATTGGAAGAAGCTATTGATTATGTAGGTCTAATGATTAAAAATTTGAAGGATAAAAGAACTGTTTTAGAGAAAGATATTGAAGAAGAGTCAGTTGATATTAAAAATTTGAAGGAAAAATTACAAAAAGTAAGTCAATACATAGAAGAGGAAAATAGAGGAATTAAAGAATTAGCTCACAAAAGACAGCAAGTTGAAAACGAAGCAGATGAGGTAGGCTCAATTATCAATAATTTAAGAGATAGATTGGCAGGAATTGATAGAATAATTGATAATGAAGGTAGTAGAGTTAAGAAAATTAAAGAATCCAGAGAATCTATAGAAAGTTAA
- a CDS encoding Snf7 family protein encodes MSNLQNKWNRQQKPGITDKISDTINPKGALKPKIQNGIKKLQVQIAKLDSMLVKLNERDSKLFKRIVEATQSHDVNTSRVLSKELVEVRKTTKILSNARIALEQIELRLTTYHDLGDTVVTIMPTIGLMKNLKSSLVKFMPSADKEINQMAQMLGGFMTDSFSSDATFGMDETTNSESEKILQEAAAVAESSVGTRLPSTPTNTMASKSKFY; translated from the coding sequence TTGTCAAACTTACAAAATAAATGGAATAGGCAACAAAAACCTGGAATTACAGATAAAATTAGTGACACCATTAATCCTAAAGGAGCTTTAAAACCAAAAATTCAAAATGGAATTAAAAAATTACAAGTACAGATTGCCAAACTTGATTCAATGCTTGTAAAATTAAATGAAAGAGATAGTAAACTTTTCAAAAGAATTGTTGAAGCAACTCAATCACACGATGTGAACACTAGTAGAGTTTTATCAAAAGAATTAGTTGAGGTAAGAAAAACTACAAAAATTCTAAGCAATGCAAGAATAGCATTAGAACAAATCGAATTAAGATTAACAACTTATCATGATCTTGGTGACACAGTAGTTACTATTATGCCTACAATAGGTCTGATGAAAAATCTAAAATCTTCTCTTGTAAAATTCATGCCAAGTGCCGATAAAGAAATTAATCAAATGGCACAAATGTTAGGAGGATTTATGACAGATAGTTTTTCAAGCGATGCTACATTTGGAATGGATGAAACAACTAATTCTGAATCTGAAAAAATTCTACAAGAAGCTGCAGCAGTAGCTGAAAGTTCTGTTGGAACTAGATTGCCTTCAACACCTACAAATACTATGGCTTCAAAAAGTAAATTCTATTAA